One segment of Xanthomonas oryzae pv. oryzae DNA contains the following:
- the uvrB gene encoding excinuclease ABC subunit UvrB, with protein MTDRFQLVSPYSPAGDQPAAIDKLVANFEAGLAKQTLLGVTGSGKTYTIANVVQQVQKPTLVMAPNKTLAAQLYGEFKSFFPHNAVEYFVSYYDYYQPEAYVPSSDTFIEKDSSINEHIEQMRLSATKTLLSRRDSLVVATVSAIYGLGAPEDYLSLRLILSIGEHIDQRQLIRHLTDLQYTRNEFELTRGAFRVRGEVLDVFPAESDTEALRIELFDGDIEQLTLFDPLTGETLRKLQRYTVYPKTHYATTRERTLSAVDTIKEELKERLEQLYSQNKLVEAQRLAQRTQFDLEMMAEVGFCNGIENYSRHLTGKAPGEPPPTLFDYLPPDALLVIDESHVTIPQIGAMYKGDRSRKETLVEFGFRLPSALDNRPLRFEEWEARSPRSIYVSATPGPYELRESAGEVTELVVRPTGLIDPVVEIRPVGTQVDDLMSEIHERIKLGDRVLVTTLTKRMAENLTEYLGEHGIRVRYLHSDIDTVERVEIIRDLRLGKFDVLVGINLLREGLDMPEVSLVAILDADKEGFLRSTGSLIQTIGRAARNLRGKAILYADKMTRSMQAAIDESDRRREKQVEYNLEHGITPESVERPISDIMEGAREDAAEKKSGKGRSKSRQVAEETPDYRAMKPAEIAGKLKSLEQKMYQHAKDLEFEAAAQIRDQIQKLKTASLA; from the coding sequence ATGACCGACCGTTTTCAGCTCGTATCCCCATACTCGCCAGCGGGCGACCAGCCTGCCGCCATCGACAAGTTGGTGGCCAACTTTGAGGCTGGGCTGGCCAAACAGACGCTGTTGGGGGTGACCGGTTCGGGCAAGACCTACACCATTGCTAACGTCGTCCAGCAGGTGCAGAAGCCGACCCTGGTAATGGCGCCGAACAAGACGCTGGCGGCGCAGTTGTATGGCGAGTTCAAGTCGTTCTTCCCGCACAACGCGGTGGAGTACTTCGTCAGCTACTACGACTATTACCAGCCAGAGGCTTACGTGCCGTCGTCGGACACCTTCATCGAGAAGGACAGTTCGATCAACGAACACATCGAGCAGATGCGTTTGTCGGCGACCAAGACCTTGCTGTCGCGGCGCGATTCGCTGGTGGTGGCGACGGTGTCGGCAATCTATGGCCTCGGCGCGCCGGAAGACTATTTGTCGCTGCGCCTGATCCTGTCGATTGGCGAACACATCGATCAGCGTCAGTTGATCCGTCATCTCACCGACCTGCAGTACACCCGTAACGAGTTCGAGCTCACGCGCGGCGCTTTTCGCGTGCGCGGCGAGGTGCTGGATGTGTTCCCTGCCGAGTCGGATACCGAGGCCCTGCGCATCGAGTTGTTCGATGGCGACATCGAGCAGCTGACGCTGTTCGATCCGCTCACCGGCGAGACCTTGCGCAAGCTGCAGCGCTATACCGTGTACCCGAAAACGCATTACGCCACGACGCGTGAGCGCACGTTGAGTGCGGTAGACACCATCAAAGAAGAGTTGAAAGAGCGGCTTGAGCAGCTCTACTCGCAGAACAAGTTGGTCGAGGCGCAGCGTCTGGCGCAGCGCACGCAGTTCGATCTGGAAATGATGGCCGAAGTGGGTTTCTGCAACGGTATCGAAAACTACTCGCGGCATCTCACCGGCAAGGCACCCGGCGAGCCGCCGCCGACCTTGTTCGATTACCTGCCGCCGGACGCGCTACTGGTCATCGACGAATCGCACGTGACCATTCCGCAGATCGGCGCGATGTACAAAGGCGACCGCTCGCGCAAGGAAACGCTGGTGGAGTTCGGCTTCCGCTTGCCGTCTGCGCTGGATAACCGGCCGCTGCGGTTCGAAGAGTGGGAAGCGCGTTCGCCGCGCAGCATTTACGTGTCAGCGACACCGGGTCCTTACGAGTTGCGCGAGTCGGCTGGCGAGGTTACGGAGTTGGTGGTGCGCCCGACTGGCTTGATCGACCCGGTAGTGGAGATCCGTCCGGTGGGCACGCAGGTCGATGACCTCATGTCGGAGATTCACGAACGCATCAAGCTCGGCGACCGCGTGCTGGTGACCACATTGACCAAGCGCATGGCCGAAAACCTCACCGAGTACCTGGGCGAGCATGGCATTCGGGTGCGCTATCTGCACTCGGATATCGACACCGTAGAGCGTGTGGAAATCATTCGCGACCTGCGTCTGGGCAAATTCGATGTGCTCGTCGGCATCAATCTGCTGCGCGAGGGCTTGGACATGCCGGAAGTGTCGCTGGTGGCGATCCTGGATGCCGACAAGGAAGGCTTCCTGCGGTCGACCGGTTCGCTGATCCAGACCATTGGGCGCGCCGCACGCAATTTGCGCGGCAAGGCCATTTTGTATGCCGACAAGATGACCCGTTCGATGCAGGCAGCGATCGACGAGAGCGATCGCCGCCGTGAAAAGCAGGTCGAGTACAACCTGGAACATGGCATCACGCCTGAATCTGTCGAGAGGCCGATCTCCGACATCATGGAAGGTGCGCGCGAAGATGCAGCCGAGAAGAAGTCGGGCAAGGGGCGTTCGAAGTCGCGTCAGGTCGCTGAGGAGACACCCGATTACCGCGCCATGAAACCCGCGGAAATCGCCGGCAAGCTCAAGAGCCTGGAGCAGAAGATGTATCAGCACGCAAAGGATCTTGAGTTCGAGGCCGCAGCGCAAATACGCGACCAGATCCAGAAGCTCAAAACGGCAAGCCTGGCCTAG
- a CDS encoding GspH/FimT family pseudopilin encodes MDAASYSNAKGYTAVQLLIVMAIVGIGAAIGIPSFKSLIEWQRATTRVHVLTAHLAMARSFAVTQGAPVSICPSTDGVRCRTDRDWSHGWILFKDPERGVQPQSAASVIRVEHASSTGGLDITSTVGRSIVRFLPNGRSSGTNITISLCSNARRLADVVVNNSGRARTVRYTSSVSCMAR; translated from the coding sequence ATGGATGCAGCAAGCTATTCGAACGCGAAAGGGTACACCGCAGTCCAGTTGCTCATCGTGATGGCGATCGTCGGAATCGGTGCAGCCATCGGTATACCTAGCTTCAAAAGCCTCATCGAGTGGCAGCGAGCGACCACCCGCGTGCACGTGCTGACCGCACATCTTGCGATGGCCAGAAGTTTTGCCGTGACACAAGGCGCGCCTGTCAGCATTTGCCCCTCTACGGACGGGGTTCGTTGCCGAACAGATCGCGACTGGAGCCACGGATGGATCCTCTTCAAGGATCCAGAGCGCGGCGTACAGCCGCAAAGCGCCGCATCCGTCATCAGAGTGGAGCATGCCTCCTCCACCGGCGGCCTCGACATCACCAGCACCGTCGGAAGATCCATCGTTCGTTTCCTGCCGAACGGCCGCAGCAGCGGCACGAACATCACCATCAGCTTATGCAGCAACGCTCGGCGACTCGCTGACGTAGTGGTCAACAACTCGGGAAGAGCACGTACCGTCCGCTACACCAGTTCTGTGAGCTGCATGGCCCGATAA
- the ppnN gene encoding nucleotide 5'-monophosphate nucleosidase PpnN, translated as MELSSTAARALPVVDARVYPRGGLDVLSKAEVARLRDASSGGMHELLRRCALAVLTSGSASDDPHAARDLYPDFDIQVNQQDRGIRIDLSNAPAMAFVDGDIIRGVAELLFAVVRDLAYMAIELEAQRADLDTSEGITNAVFGQLRNARILQPLDPNLVVCWGGHSISRDEYLYTKQVGYELGLRGLDICTGCGPGAMKGPMKGATIAHAKQRKHSTRYIGVTEPGIIAAESPNPIVNHLVIMPDIEKRLEAFVRIGHGILVFPGGVGTAEEILYLLGILLREENADLPFPLILTGPTIAAQYFEQIDRFIRLTLGDAAASRYEIVVGDPVAVARRMAEGVHEVRAHRKDQKDSYYFNWSVHIPLEYQKPFEPSHAAMAALDLHHGRPAAALAADLRRAFSGIVAGNVKEDGMRRIEQFGPFELHGDPEIMQALDDLLRGFVEQRRMKISGDYRPCYRVAT; from the coding sequence ATGGAACTCAGCAGTACAGCAGCGCGGGCGCTGCCGGTGGTGGATGCGCGGGTCTACCCGCGTGGTGGCCTGGATGTGTTGTCCAAGGCCGAAGTGGCCAGGCTGCGTGATGCATCCAGCGGTGGCATGCATGAGCTGCTGCGCCGTTGCGCGCTGGCCGTGCTGACCAGCGGCAGCGCATCGGACGACCCGCACGCCGCGCGCGATCTCTACCCGGATTTCGACATCCAGGTGAACCAGCAGGATCGCGGCATCCGCATCGATCTGAGCAACGCGCCGGCGATGGCGTTCGTCGATGGCGACATCATCCGCGGTGTGGCCGAGCTGCTGTTCGCCGTGGTGCGCGATCTTGCCTACATGGCCATCGAACTCGAAGCGCAACGCGCCGATCTCGATACCAGCGAAGGCATCACCAATGCCGTGTTCGGTCAGTTGCGCAATGCGCGCATCCTGCAGCCGTTGGACCCGAATCTGGTCGTGTGCTGGGGAGGGCATTCCATTTCGCGCGACGAATACCTGTACACCAAGCAGGTCGGCTATGAACTCGGCCTGCGCGGGCTGGATATCTGCACCGGCTGTGGCCCGGGCGCGATGAAGGGCCCCATGAAAGGTGCCACCATCGCGCATGCCAAGCAGCGCAAACACAGCACCCGCTACATCGGCGTTACCGAGCCAGGCATCATCGCCGCCGAATCGCCGAACCCGATCGTCAACCATCTGGTGATCATGCCGGACATCGAGAAGCGCCTCGAAGCCTTCGTTCGCATCGGTCATGGCATTCTGGTGTTCCCGGGCGGCGTCGGCACTGCAGAAGAAATTCTCTACCTGCTCGGCATCCTGTTGCGCGAAGAAAATGCGGACCTGCCATTCCCGCTGATCCTTACAGGCCCGACCATCGCCGCGCAGTACTTCGAGCAGATCGACCGCTTCATCCGCCTGACCCTTGGCGATGCAGCTGCCTCGCGCTACGAGATCGTCGTTGGCGACCCGGTCGCCGTGGCGCGCCGCATGGCCGAAGGGGTCCACGAGGTGCGCGCGCACCGCAAGGACCAAAAGGACTCGTACTACTTCAACTGGTCGGTGCACATTCCGCTGGAGTACCAGAAGCCGTTCGAGCCCAGCCACGCGGCGATGGCCGCGCTGGACCTGCATCACGGTCGCCCGGCAGCAGCCCTGGCCGCCGACCTGCGTCGCGCCTTCTCCGGCATTGTCGCCGGCAACGTGAAGGAAGACGGCATGCGCCGCATCGAGCAATTCGGCCCCTTCGAACTCCACGGCGATCCCGAGATCATGCAGGCCCTGGACGACCTTCTGCGTGGCTTCGTCGAGCAACGGCGGATGAAGATCTCGGGGGACTACCGGCCTTGTTATCGGGTGGCGACCTAG
- a CDS encoding ISL3-like element ISXoo13 family transposase — protein sequence MTAKVFEAALGIGAPWSVGAVEFDEATKVLTVPVDFKPGTRFKVSGQKGLHPVHDTVVKTYRHLNFFQHECYLKVRTPRVKLGDGSVRLVEPDFAGRLSGFTLLFEALVLMLSQQMPFAAVARIVGESAYRCMQVCNRYVEMALEQADFSDVTSLAIDETSRARGHDYVTLAADAQARRVIFVTEGRDAKAVKALADDLAAHGCPPEQITSVSIDMSPAFIKGVSDQLPNAQITFDKFHLVGHANAAVDKTRRIEQRTEKSLKGMRWTLLKDVFSLKPTAGAALHGLITAPKLTRTARAWLYKEQLREALDRKQINVMRERLKHWCVCVMRSKVEAMKEVAALVRRHMDGIVAWAQTRQTNGFLEAINGLFQSAKRRARGFKRLSTIKTVIFLIAGKLDFQTFNPHARQPT from the coding sequence ATGACGGCCAAGGTGTTTGAAGCGGCGCTGGGGATCGGCGCGCCGTGGTCGGTAGGCGCGGTCGAGTTCGACGAAGCGACCAAGGTGTTGACGGTGCCGGTGGACTTCAAGCCGGGCACGAGGTTCAAGGTATCGGGCCAAAAGGGGCTGCATCCGGTTCATGACACCGTGGTCAAGACCTACCGGCACCTGAACTTTTTCCAGCACGAGTGCTACCTGAAGGTTCGCACGCCGCGTGTGAAGCTTGGGGACGGATCGGTTCGCCTGGTCGAGCCGGACTTCGCTGGGCGGTTGTCGGGCTTCACGCTGTTGTTCGAGGCGCTGGTGCTGATGTTGTCGCAGCAGATGCCGTTCGCGGCCGTTGCGCGCATCGTGGGCGAGTCGGCGTACCGGTGCATGCAGGTGTGCAACCGCTATGTCGAGATGGCCCTGGAGCAGGCCGACTTCAGCGACGTCACGTCGCTGGCCATCGACGAGACGTCGCGCGCTCGCGGCCACGACTATGTGACCTTGGCTGCCGATGCCCAGGCGCGACGCGTGATCTTCGTGACTGAGGGGCGGGACGCCAAAGCCGTGAAGGCGCTGGCTGACGATCTGGCAGCTCATGGCTGCCCTCCCGAACAGATCACCTCGGTGAGCATCGACATGTCGCCCGCGTTCATCAAGGGCGTAAGCGACCAGTTGCCCAACGCGCAGATCACCTTCGACAAGTTCCACCTTGTCGGACATGCGAACGCGGCCGTGGACAAAACCAGGCGCATCGAGCAGCGCACCGAGAAGTCCCTCAAGGGCATGCGCTGGACGCTGCTCAAGGATGTCTTCAGCCTCAAACCGACGGCCGGCGCAGCATTGCACGGGCTGATCACGGCACCCAAGCTCACACGGACGGCCCGCGCGTGGCTCTACAAGGAGCAGTTGCGCGAGGCGCTTGACCGAAAGCAGATCAACGTGATGCGCGAGAGGCTCAAGCACTGGTGCGTCTGCGTGATGCGATCCAAGGTCGAGGCGATGAAGGAAGTCGCAGCCCTCGTGCGCCGCCACATGGACGGCATCGTCGCCTGGGCGCAGACCCGTCAGACCAACGGCTTCCTTGAAGCCATCAATGGCCTGTTCCAGTCCGCCAAGCGCAGAGCTCGCGGCTTCAAACGCCTGTCCACCATCAAGACCGTCATCTTCCTGATTGCCGGCAAGCTGGACTTCCAAACGTTCAACCCGCATGCCCGGCAACCCACTTGA
- a CDS encoding PilW family protein → MTRRFSNQRTAAGISLVEMMIAMVIGLVLMLGVIQVFSASRTASMLAEGSARAQENGRFAMDFLQRDIRMAGHFGCVNDQAHFVRGEGDPAINTGAVSGSGHPLDFSISVQGYEAPNTKPPGTLTLGDTWAVPVNLPAAITKLNPRGGSDILVLRYLAPEGVPIKALTTGSDSVVGFDATAGLRLTEGGQAAPNVFGVADCDHATVFKGTYVSGKVTATGTNLSNYSTRPSGQTMLYRAESLVYYVGTSATSGEPALMRARSNGVDDYGTPEELVEGIENMQLLFGLDQTANISNTSPPLGNISTQAIASDVSINTDSTAAGQWRRVGQVQVGILARSPARSTAEGPATALSYPSALGVSFAPPTQTDGRYRMTYESTIALRNRLFGN, encoded by the coding sequence ATGACGCGGCGTTTTTCTAACCAACGCACTGCTGCCGGCATCAGCTTGGTGGAGATGATGATCGCGATGGTCATCGGCCTGGTGCTGATGCTGGGAGTCATCCAGGTCTTTTCTGCGTCGCGTACCGCGTCGATGTTGGCCGAAGGTAGTGCGCGTGCGCAGGAAAACGGACGTTTCGCGATGGATTTCCTCCAGCGCGACATTCGCATGGCCGGGCATTTCGGGTGCGTCAACGACCAGGCTCATTTTGTGCGCGGGGAAGGGGATCCGGCCATCAATACCGGTGCGGTCAGTGGTTCAGGTCATCCGCTGGATTTCAGCATTAGCGTGCAAGGCTACGAGGCGCCTAACACCAAGCCGCCCGGCACGCTGACCCTCGGAGATACCTGGGCAGTGCCGGTGAATCTGCCCGCTGCGATTACCAAACTCAATCCTCGCGGTGGCAGCGATATCTTGGTGTTGCGTTACCTGGCCCCGGAAGGCGTGCCGATCAAGGCGTTGACCACAGGCAGCGATAGCGTCGTGGGCTTTGATGCCACCGCCGGACTGCGTTTGACAGAAGGGGGGCAAGCGGCACCGAACGTGTTCGGAGTTGCGGACTGCGATCATGCCACGGTGTTCAAAGGCACCTATGTCAGCGGCAAGGTCACTGCCACCGGGACCAATTTGTCCAATTACTCCACACGCCCAAGCGGACAGACCATGCTCTACCGCGCCGAGTCGCTGGTGTATTACGTCGGCACATCTGCGACTTCAGGCGAGCCTGCACTGATGCGCGCACGGTCCAATGGCGTTGACGATTACGGCACGCCGGAAGAGCTGGTCGAAGGGATCGAGAACATGCAGTTGTTGTTCGGGCTCGATCAGACTGCAAACATATCCAATACCTCGCCACCGTTGGGAAACATCAGCACCCAGGCGATCGCGAGCGACGTCTCTATTAACACCGATTCCACCGCGGCGGGGCAGTGGAGACGGGTCGGGCAAGTTCAGGTTGGCATCCTGGCACGCAGTCCCGCACGTTCTACCGCCGAAGGCCCGGCAACTGCGTTGAGTTATCCCAGTGCGTTGGGCGTCTCGTTTGCGCCGCCCACCCAGACGGATGGCCGTTACCGAATGACGTACGAATCCACGATCGCCTTACGCAATCGCCTGTTCGGGAATTGA
- a CDS encoding pilus assembly protein: protein MRRYQILKSNYLTTTDFNNASNNFANWFQYHRNRILSIIGSESRTLANVDNMRVGYFTINNRKQPTMYDIGDDTSRKTLFEQIYHLIPLGGTPNRVAIEYLGQQFRRTDFGAPVLRACQKNGGMLFTDGYTNPNAQASPNVPSATYGNADSTGTVNFPALPFADGYSETIADIAASYYSGVNTPLVTGQGFTGGLVPVDEKCATLDKTSADWKRLDCQKDLHMNFYAITLGAQGSIYEVNQAATRDPYANAPNWNADGDPLVNDDGRVIDELWHATINSRGQFINAKSPNEVTAAMRRVLSAASAANSPSGTLALTGARIGAGSLTVTPEYQISNNGTDWSSKLKANQVSVDPDTREARFTPLWEASAQMPAASARNVYFNDGSNVRKFDGTSISLSGLCGLSATLYPSQSLCSQSDLTSLGATAATAANYLLGDRSGEVQQGGKFRDRSTVLGDIVNSTPVISAPVDDYGYRGLGGTLGTSYTDYLNSKRNKAYMVYAGANDGMLHAVDGGIDSTGAVTGGGGRERFAYVPATSYGHMGNLLLPYQVNKSSTLPNFDHRYFVDGPIAVGDTYYNNAWQTTLVGTTGAGGRGVFALDVTNPASFGASSRLWEINDLSGDATVRANIGHVLGKPVIVPVRAANGTVSWKAIFGNGYASASGKAVLFVVDIGTSSTPTIHMIEATEPAGTTAATKISGNNGLGNLIVLDRIDNLTIDPTTNKPARTRDGYADTVYAADLRGAIWKFDLTSTATSVTVPAFTTGTYSEGGLNYRQPITGGLQAASGENGGVLVLFGTGSFSFDKDNQASSALQTQSLYGFTDKVDGVISTTLTRANLTPFSVSSGTSGTTRSLQQGNAPSTSLGWYVDLPAGERFVGYPELVSGILFMPTYAPLAISSGCSTDGVNWLFGLNPRTGVGALSGVRMGGIGGSTLANGSAGISLNTGGNAPVKDVGVSVVPRLEPKVNPKDGSAAPTVPPGSGCWMIVSVAGAAPMYVPYPCGRQSWRQLQ from the coding sequence ATGCGGCGATATCAGATTTTGAAGTCAAATTACTTGACCACTACGGATTTTAATAACGCATCAAATAACTTTGCCAATTGGTTCCAATATCATCGTAATCGTATTCTTTCCATTATTGGTTCCGAGTCACGGACATTGGCCAATGTCGATAATATGCGGGTTGGTTACTTTACGATCAATAATCGTAAGCAGCCGACCATGTATGACATCGGCGACGATACTTCGCGTAAAACGTTGTTCGAGCAGATCTATCACCTCATACCACTTGGCGGTACGCCCAATCGTGTGGCTATCGAGTATTTGGGCCAGCAGTTCAGGCGAACCGATTTCGGAGCGCCGGTGTTGCGTGCATGTCAAAAAAACGGCGGCATGCTATTTACCGATGGTTATACGAATCCCAATGCCCAAGCCTCTCCCAATGTTCCTAGTGCGACGTATGGAAATGCCGACTCGACAGGGACTGTGAATTTTCCTGCGTTGCCATTTGCCGACGGCTATAGCGAAACGATCGCTGACATCGCTGCCAGCTATTATTCTGGTGTAAACACGCCTTTGGTGACTGGGCAGGGTTTCACCGGCGGCTTGGTGCCTGTTGACGAAAAGTGCGCAACCCTCGACAAGACATCCGCCGACTGGAAGCGTTTGGATTGTCAGAAAGATCTGCATATGAACTTCTATGCGATCACCTTGGGCGCACAGGGAAGTATTTACGAAGTCAATCAGGCGGCCACCAGGGACCCTTATGCCAATGCTCCCAACTGGAACGCTGATGGCGATCCACTGGTGAATGATGATGGCCGCGTGATCGATGAGCTCTGGCATGCCACCATCAATAGCCGTGGTCAGTTCATCAATGCCAAGAGCCCTAATGAAGTGACCGCTGCGATGCGTCGAGTGCTGTCGGCCGCCAGTGCTGCCAACTCGCCGTCTGGCACGCTGGCGTTGACGGGTGCGCGCATCGGTGCAGGCTCGTTGACCGTGACTCCTGAGTACCAGATCAGCAACAACGGCACGGATTGGTCCAGCAAGCTGAAGGCCAATCAGGTCTCGGTTGATCCGGATACGCGCGAAGCGCGCTTTACTCCGCTCTGGGAGGCATCTGCACAGATGCCTGCAGCCAGTGCACGCAATGTTTACTTCAACGATGGCAGTAATGTGCGAAAATTCGATGGCACGAGCATCAGCTTAAGCGGTCTATGTGGTTTGTCCGCGACGTTGTATCCCAGTCAATCGCTCTGCTCGCAGTCGGACCTGACCAGTCTTGGTGCAACCGCCGCGACTGCCGCCAATTATCTACTGGGTGACCGTAGTGGCGAAGTTCAGCAGGGTGGCAAGTTCCGCGACCGGAGCACCGTTCTCGGCGATATCGTCAATTCCACCCCGGTGATCAGTGCACCGGTCGACGACTATGGATATCGTGGCTTGGGCGGTACGCTGGGGACTAGCTATACCGACTATCTCAATAGCAAGCGCAATAAGGCCTATATGGTGTACGCAGGGGCCAATGACGGCATGCTGCATGCCGTCGATGGCGGCATCGACAGCACTGGTGCCGTCACCGGAGGTGGTGGCCGTGAGCGCTTTGCGTATGTGCCCGCGACGTCATATGGCCACATGGGAAATCTGTTGCTGCCCTACCAAGTCAATAAGTCATCTACGTTGCCCAATTTTGATCATCGTTACTTCGTCGATGGTCCGATTGCGGTAGGAGATACGTACTACAACAACGCCTGGCAGACGACGCTGGTCGGCACCACGGGTGCGGGTGGTCGCGGTGTCTTCGCATTGGACGTCACCAATCCGGCAAGCTTCGGCGCCAGTAGCCGTCTCTGGGAGATCAATGATCTCAGTGGCGATGCCACTGTGCGCGCGAACATCGGGCATGTGCTCGGCAAGCCCGTCATCGTTCCGGTGCGCGCGGCCAATGGAACGGTCAGCTGGAAGGCGATCTTCGGCAACGGCTATGCTAGCGCCAGCGGCAAGGCGGTGTTGTTCGTGGTCGATATCGGGACCAGTTCCACGCCGACGATTCATATGATCGAGGCAACGGAGCCGGCAGGCACAACAGCGGCAACCAAAATCAGTGGTAACAACGGACTCGGCAATCTCATTGTGTTGGACCGTATCGATAATCTGACGATCGACCCGACCACCAACAAGCCGGCTCGCACGCGCGATGGATATGCTGACACGGTCTATGCGGCCGATCTTCGTGGAGCGATTTGGAAGTTCGATCTCACATCAACCGCAACATCAGTGACCGTTCCCGCGTTCACGACAGGGACTTATTCCGAAGGTGGTTTGAACTACCGTCAGCCAATCACCGGTGGACTGCAGGCCGCTTCCGGAGAGAACGGTGGAGTTCTGGTCTTGTTCGGCACCGGTAGTTTTTCGTTTGATAAAGATAACCAGGCGAGTTCCGCGCTGCAGACGCAAAGCCTGTATGGTTTCACGGATAAGGTGGATGGGGTGATCTCCACAACCCTAACCAGGGCGAACCTGACGCCATTTTCTGTCAGCAGTGGTACTTCTGGTACTACTCGATCCCTGCAGCAAGGCAATGCCCCCTCGACGTCGCTTGGTTGGTACGTGGATCTGCCCGCCGGTGAACGATTTGTGGGTTATCCGGAACTCGTATCGGGAATCTTGTTCATGCCCACCTATGCGCCGCTCGCGATCAGCAGCGGGTGCAGTACCGATGGTGTGAACTGGTTGTTCGGGCTGAATCCGAGAACGGGCGTGGGCGCCCTATCTGGTGTGCGAATGGGCGGCATCGGAGGGTCTACGCTCGCTAACGGTTCAGCGGGCATCTCTCTCAACACCGGTGGCAATGCTCCGGTCAAGGACGTGGGCGTGTCGGTCGTGCCCAGGCTCGAGCCTAAGGTCAATCCCAAGGATGGTTCTGCGGCGCCCACTGTTCCTCCAGGTTCGGGCTGCTGGATGATCGTCAGCGTAGCCGGTGCCGCACCCATGTATGTTCCTTATCCTTGCGGCCGCCAGTCCTGGCGCCAGCTTCAGTAA
- a CDS encoding type IV pilin protein has protein sequence MPLDLSRSLSRQFRQRAGAGGFTLIELMIVVAIIGILAAVAYPSYADHVRKSRRAQAKADLVEYSQLLERSHTTNNTYASFKFGNGSTTIQSPREGGTAQYNITLATTQSTFTLTAAPQGSQANDKCGTLTLNQAGVKTPSATATPGCW, from the coding sequence ATGCCCTTAGACCTCTCGCGCTCCCTGTCTAGGCAATTTCGCCAGCGTGCTGGCGCCGGTGGCTTTACCTTGATCGAGTTGATGATCGTCGTCGCGATCATCGGCATCCTGGCGGCTGTCGCCTACCCGTCTTACGCCGACCATGTTCGCAAGTCTCGCCGAGCGCAGGCCAAGGCCGACCTGGTCGAATACTCGCAGTTGTTGGAACGCTCGCATACGACTAACAACACCTATGCCAGTTTCAAGTTTGGAAACGGGTCGACGACCATCCAGTCGCCGCGCGAAGGTGGTACAGCGCAATACAACATCACGCTCGCGACCACGCAGTCGACCTTTACCTTGACCGCTGCCCCTCAGGGCAGCCAAGCCAACGACAAGTGCGGCACGCTGACGTTGAACCAGGCAGGGGTGAAGACGCCGAGCGCGACTGCCACTCCAGGCTGCTGGTAG
- a CDS encoding GspH/FimT family pseudopilin codes for MSFRRSAGFTLVELMITIVVLAILLTIAFPSFRGTLRSNRVASSANETLGLLSVARSEAIRNRRGGGVCGSASGAECDNNWGAGMLAWADTDGDGAFKTGDTVLRFVAIDTSLSSTGPSGAVIAFDGRGRRVASTNQQITLQPVTCDGQALRRTLFVNAAGQITSQKSSCQ; via the coding sequence ATGTCTTTTCGCCGATCTGCCGGCTTTACACTCGTGGAACTCATGATCACGATCGTCGTCCTGGCGATCTTGCTCACCATCGCTTTTCCCAGCTTCCGCGGAACGCTTCGCTCCAATCGAGTCGCGAGCAGCGCCAACGAGACCCTCGGTCTGCTGTCGGTGGCGCGCAGTGAGGCCATTCGCAATCGCCGTGGTGGCGGTGTCTGCGGCAGCGCATCCGGGGCCGAATGCGACAACAATTGGGGGGCAGGAATGCTGGCCTGGGCCGATACGGATGGCGATGGGGCATTCAAAACTGGCGATACGGTCCTGCGCTTCGTCGCGATCGACACCTCACTGTCCAGCACCGGTCCTTCTGGCGCCGTGATTGCCTTCGATGGGCGTGGGCGCAGGGTCGCGTCCACCAACCAACAGATCACGCTGCAGCCGGTGACCTGCGATGGGCAGGCGCTGCGTCGCACCCTGTTCGTCAATGCCGCCGGCCAGATCACGTCTCAGAAGAGCTCCTGCCAATGA
- a CDS encoding pilus assembly PilX family protein — protein sequence MNAVARRRPMPSRPRGAVLYVALIMLILLALIGIAGMQVAGMQEKMASNYLVTNIAFQNAEGVTRRSERAIEAIANRKSAPSDATVADTDIQQNCDTAFDPVAWARNKAVSVHEAVNVRRIESCIIGGGSLAMGNTVDPVTPVYQITTFANDATTDASSSASIDSIFKL from the coding sequence ATGAATGCAGTCGCTCGCCGCCGCCCAATGCCCTCCCGCCCCCGTGGGGCAGTGCTCTATGTTGCCTTGATCATGTTGATCCTATTGGCGTTGATCGGGATCGCCGGCATGCAGGTGGCAGGGATGCAGGAGAAAATGGCGTCCAATTATCTGGTGACCAACATCGCCTTCCAGAATGCCGAGGGCGTGACGCGTAGGAGCGAGCGGGCGATTGAAGCCATCGCCAATCGCAAGAGCGCTCCCAGCGACGCAACGGTTGCGGATACTGATATCCAGCAAAACTGTGATACCGCATTCGATCCGGTGGCCTGGGCACGTAATAAGGCTGTGTCGGTGCATGAGGCGGTCAATGTGCGGCGCATCGAATCATGCATCATCGGGGGAGGCTCGCTCGCGATGGGCAATACGGTAGATCCGGTAACTCCCGTATATCAAATCACCACCTTCGCCAACGATGCGACGACGGATGCATCTTCGTCGGCGTCGATTGACTCCATCTTCAAGCTCTGA